One Brachybacterium kimchii genomic window carries:
- the mltG gene encoding endolytic transglycosylase MltG, which produces MSEDDRESPEQAAGSRHVRRPRPHGRRARRIDPAAEPGGSTPGVAAGRSDEQRRALEEARHALRVRRGEDAAPETSPAASGDLPRGHRAAAARPEPVLTPAPQAHGDAHPHGDRDPAPDHEPDEPADHEAGPGDDEAAPASASALAADGRREDVEEHDDHVVHDDHEAVDSHHEDDDEEVEDHEDDAHPFDGFAHEQKRRSPLHILPVLLVLVVVLAVGAGAVYGYSWLRGNVSVGQAQDDDFTGTGSDEEVVIEISEGDTGSDIAKTLTDKGVIKSAPPFVRLFGTSQEASKIQPGSYRVNTKMSSASALEALLDPSSQTGLRVTIPEGMRMKDIFERVSKTTGIPEKDFEKAAKNYTDYGIPKNKADSPEGYLWPGRYDIPEDASAGDVLTMMWERMETELDDLDVAPEDREKVLTLASIAEKEARDPDDYGRVVRTLENRLEGAGDAHGKPMKLQLDSTVAYFSGSDSISTTPKQRETDSPYNTYLHEGLPAGPISNPGKATLEAAADPPQGKWLYWVTVDTSTGETKFADTYAEHEKNVAEWKQRAASKDADG; this is translated from the coding sequence ATGAGCGAGGACGACCGCGAGTCGCCGGAGCAGGCCGCGGGCTCGCGCCATGTGCGTCGGCCGCGCCCCCATGGCCGACGCGCCCGCCGGATCGATCCCGCCGCCGAGCCCGGCGGCTCGACCCCGGGCGTCGCCGCGGGCCGCTCTGACGAGCAGCGGCGCGCGCTCGAGGAGGCCCGTCACGCGCTGCGCGTGCGCCGGGGCGAGGACGCCGCCCCCGAGACCTCGCCCGCGGCGAGCGGCGACCTCCCGCGCGGCCATCGCGCGGCCGCGGCCCGGCCCGAGCCTGTGCTCACGCCCGCGCCGCAGGCGCACGGGGACGCGCACCCGCACGGGGACCGAGACCCGGCGCCCGACCACGAGCCCGACGAGCCCGCCGATCACGAGGCAGGACCGGGCGACGACGAGGCGGCACCCGCGTCCGCGTCCGCACTCGCCGCCGACGGCCGTCGCGAGGACGTCGAGGAGCATGACGACCACGTCGTCCACGACGACCACGAGGCCGTCGACTCCCACCATGAGGACGACGACGAGGAGGTCGAGGACCACGAGGACGATGCCCACCCCTTCGACGGCTTCGCGCACGAGCAGAAGCGCCGCTCGCCCCTGCACATCCTGCCCGTCCTGCTGGTGCTCGTGGTCGTCCTGGCCGTGGGGGCCGGCGCGGTGTACGGCTACTCCTGGCTGCGCGGGAATGTGAGCGTGGGACAGGCGCAGGACGACGACTTCACGGGCACGGGCAGCGACGAGGAGGTCGTCATCGAGATCTCCGAGGGCGACACCGGGTCCGACATCGCCAAGACCCTCACGGACAAGGGCGTCATCAAGTCCGCGCCCCCCTTCGTGCGCCTGTTCGGCACCAGCCAGGAGGCCAGCAAGATCCAGCCGGGCTCGTACCGGGTGAACACGAAGATGTCCTCCGCCTCGGCGCTCGAGGCGCTCCTGGATCCCTCCAGCCAGACCGGTCTGCGCGTCACGATCCCCGAGGGCATGCGCATGAAGGACATCTTCGAGCGCGTCTCCAAGACCACCGGGATCCCGGAGAAGGACTTCGAGAAGGCCGCGAAGAACTACACCGACTACGGCATCCCGAAGAACAAGGCGGACAGCCCCGAGGGGTACCTGTGGCCGGGGCGCTACGACATCCCCGAGGATGCCTCCGCGGGCGATGTCCTCACCATGATGTGGGAGCGGATGGAGACCGAGCTCGACGACCTCGACGTCGCCCCCGAGGACCGCGAGAAGGTGCTCACCCTCGCGTCGATCGCGGAGAAGGAGGCGCGCGACCCCGACGACTACGGCCGTGTGGTGCGCACTCTCGAGAACCGCCTCGAGGGGGCGGGCGACGCCCACGGCAAGCCCATGAAGCTGCAGCTCGACTCCACGGTCGCCTACTTCTCGGGCAGCGACTCGATCTCCACCACGCCGAAGCAGCGCGAGACCGACAGCCCGTACAACACCTATCTGCACGAGGGGCTGCCGGCCGGCCCGATCTCGAACCCCGGGAAGGCGACCCTCGAGGCGGCGGCCGATCCGCCCCAGGGCAAGTGGCTGTACTGGGTGACCGTGGACACCAGCACGGGCGAGACGAAGTTCGCCGACACCTATGCCGAGCACGAGAAGAACGTGGCCGAGTGGAAGCAGCGGGCGGCGTCGAAGGACGCGGACGGATGA
- the alaS gene encoding alanine--tRNA ligase has translation MRTSEIHRRWLDFFAKKQHEVVPSASLVSSDPSILFTIAGMVPFIPYIVGTEKAPYARAVSVQKCIRTNDIENVGRTTRHGTFFQMAGNFSFGDYFKKGAIDFSWELLTGSQDEGGYGLDPERLWITLWEQDQESFDHLVEVVGFPAERIVRLPWEESCWDTGQPGPAGSTGEWHYDRGPEFGPDAPRGVLPEWPGSPEAEDRYIEIWNLVFDQFLRGEGKGKDYPLLGELDQKSIDTGLGVERLAYILQGRNNMYEIDQVFPVIEKAQELSGRVYGADGEDDVRLRVVADHVRSALMLVADGVKPGNEGRGYVLRRLIRRAVRSMRLLGYDDPSMPALLPVSKDVMKESYPQLESDFSRISDVVYAEEEAFRRTLASGTTIFDQLVGGVREQGGRSIAGEDAFRLHDTFGFPIDLTLEMAQEVGLSVDEEGFRSAMSEQRERARADAAAKKTGHTDTALYNRLLGQRGEAVPFLGYTESSVATTLESVLVDGALVDTVRAPADVEIVLASTPFYAEMGGQLADQGRIALTGGGIIEVDDVQAPVKGLPVHRGRLVEGEAHPGESAIATIDLERRGAIARAHTATHMVHQALREELGEGATQAGSENSPGRMRFDFRFGQAVPKSSLEEVEGRVNTLLQQELEVTDAQMPIDEAKALGAQALFGEKYGDIVRVVSIGGDWSRELCGGTHVPTTGALGSVNLVGESSIGSGVRRVDALVGLNAYRHQAKEKALVSQLSEIMNVGADDLPERVRSLAQRLRDTEKQLAAMRGAQLQAEAGRLVESARTINGTRVLLHDAGEGTAAGDLRTLVQDLRNRLGEDSPAVVAVVGADGPKAALVVATNAAAREAGRRAGALLKAGAEAMGGRGGGKDDMAQGGGGDPQRTSQALDAIAAALGADA, from the coding sequence ATGCGCACCTCCGAGATCCATCGCCGCTGGCTCGACTTCTTCGCGAAGAAGCAGCACGAGGTCGTGCCCAGCGCATCGCTGGTCTCCTCCGATCCGTCGATCCTCTTCACGATCGCCGGCATGGTCCCGTTCATCCCGTACATCGTCGGGACCGAGAAGGCCCCGTACGCGCGGGCCGTGAGCGTGCAGAAGTGCATCCGCACCAATGACATCGAGAACGTCGGGCGCACCACCCGCCACGGCACCTTCTTCCAGATGGCCGGGAACTTCTCCTTCGGCGACTACTTCAAGAAGGGCGCGATCGACTTCTCCTGGGAGCTGCTGACCGGCTCGCAGGACGAGGGCGGGTACGGGCTCGATCCCGAGCGCCTGTGGATCACCCTGTGGGAGCAGGACCAGGAGTCCTTCGACCACCTGGTGGAGGTCGTCGGCTTCCCCGCCGAGCGCATCGTGCGCCTGCCCTGGGAGGAGAGCTGCTGGGACACCGGCCAGCCCGGCCCGGCGGGATCGACGGGGGAGTGGCACTACGACCGCGGCCCGGAGTTCGGGCCCGACGCGCCGCGCGGCGTCCTTCCCGAGTGGCCCGGGTCCCCGGAGGCCGAGGACCGCTACATCGAGATCTGGAACCTGGTGTTCGACCAGTTCCTGCGCGGCGAGGGCAAGGGCAAGGACTACCCGCTGCTGGGCGAGCTCGATCAGAAGTCCATCGACACCGGCCTCGGCGTCGAGCGTCTCGCGTACATCCTGCAGGGCAGGAACAACATGTACGAGATCGACCAGGTGTTCCCCGTCATCGAGAAGGCCCAGGAGCTCTCGGGCCGCGTCTACGGCGCCGACGGCGAGGACGACGTGCGCCTGCGCGTGGTCGCCGACCACGTGCGCAGCGCCCTCATGCTCGTGGCCGACGGCGTGAAGCCCGGCAACGAGGGCCGCGGCTACGTGCTGCGCCGCCTCATCCGCCGCGCGGTGCGCTCGATGCGCCTGCTCGGCTACGACGATCCCTCCATGCCCGCGCTGCTGCCGGTCTCCAAGGACGTCATGAAGGAGTCCTACCCGCAGCTGGAGAGCGACTTCTCGCGCATCAGCGACGTCGTCTACGCGGAGGAGGAGGCGTTCCGCCGCACCCTCGCCTCGGGCACCACGATCTTCGACCAGCTGGTGGGCGGGGTCCGCGAGCAGGGTGGCCGCAGCATCGCGGGCGAGGACGCCTTCCGCCTCCACGACACCTTCGGCTTCCCCATCGACCTGACCCTCGAGATGGCGCAGGAGGTGGGCCTCAGCGTGGACGAGGAGGGCTTCCGCTCGGCCATGTCCGAGCAGCGCGAGCGCGCTCGCGCCGACGCCGCGGCGAAGAAGACCGGCCACACCGACACCGCGCTCTACAACAGGCTGCTCGGCCAGCGCGGGGAGGCCGTTCCCTTCCTCGGCTACACCGAGTCCTCGGTCGCCACGACGCTCGAGTCCGTCCTGGTCGACGGGGCGCTCGTCGACACCGTCCGGGCCCCGGCCGACGTCGAGATCGTGCTCGCCTCCACCCCGTTCTACGCGGAGATGGGCGGCCAGCTCGCCGACCAGGGCCGCATCGCCCTCACCGGCGGCGGGATCATCGAGGTCGACGACGTGCAGGCGCCCGTCAAGGGACTGCCGGTGCATCGCGGCCGCCTCGTCGAGGGCGAGGCGCACCCCGGGGAGAGCGCGATCGCGACGATCGACCTCGAGCGACGCGGCGCGATCGCCCGCGCGCACACCGCGACGCACATGGTCCACCAGGCGCTGCGCGAGGAGCTCGGCGAGGGCGCGACCCAGGCCGGCTCCGAGAACTCGCCCGGGCGCATGCGCTTCGACTTCCGCTTCGGCCAGGCCGTCCCGAAGTCCAGCCTCGAGGAGGTCGAGGGCCGCGTGAACACCCTGCTGCAGCAGGAGCTCGAGGTCACCGACGCCCAGATGCCCATCGACGAGGCGAAGGCGCTGGGCGCCCAGGCCCTGTTCGGCGAGAAGTACGGCGACATCGTGCGCGTGGTCTCGATCGGCGGGGACTGGTCGCGAGAGCTCTGCGGCGGCACGCACGTGCCCACCACCGGTGCTCTCGGCTCCGTCAACCTGGTCGGGGAGTCCTCGATCGGGTCGGGCGTGCGCCGCGTCGACGCCCTCGTGGGTCTGAACGCCTACCGCCACCAGGCCAAGGAGAAGGCGCTGGTCTCCCAGCTCTCGGAGATCATGAACGTCGGCGCCGACGACCTGCCCGAGCGCGTCCGCTCGCTGGCCCAGCGCCTGCGGGACACCGAGAAGCAGCTCGCCGCCATGCGCGGCGCCCAGCTGCAGGCCGAGGCCGGGCGGCTCGTGGAGAGCGCCCGCACGATCAACGGCACCCGCGTGCTCCTGCACGATGCGGGGGAGGGCACCGCCGCGGGCGACCTGCGCACCCTGGTCCAGGATCTGCGCAACCGTCTCGGCGAGGACTCCCCGGCCGTGGTCGCGGTCGTCGGGGCCGACGGGCCGAAGGCGGCGCTCGTGGTCGCGACGAACGCGGCCGCGCGCGAGGCCGGCCGTCGCGCCGGTGCGCTGCTGAAGGCCGGCGCGGAGGCGATGGGCGGCCGCGGCGGCGGCAAGGACGACATGGCCCAGGGCGGGGGCGGCGATCCGCAGCGCACCTCGCAGGCCCTGGACGCGATCGCCGCCGCGCTGGGCGCCGACGCCTGA
- a CDS encoding shikimate dehydrogenase — MSGSGHGPRLFAVVGSPIAHSLSPALHTAAYRALGIADAQYGRFEVPSGQLETFLTMGEGARLQGLSVTMPGKVEAHDLASSRDTTARMLGIANTLVRTPSGDWRAENHDVHGIVAALGDHSLSACRTVGVLGSGATAVSALAAASRLGASEVLLTARSPEKLAPLRALARDLGMGSREVPFSRSREVLGADAVVSALAIDGARRVAEDWRRQGVDSVPPVFLDALYDPWPAPLAAIVAEHGGEVASGLEMLVHQADMQLRSMLGISGAPLEAMREAARSALAQQAGPAQS, encoded by the coding sequence ATGAGCGGCTCCGGGCACGGACCGCGGCTCTTCGCCGTGGTCGGCTCGCCGATCGCGCACTCGCTCTCCCCGGCGCTCCACACGGCCGCGTACCGCGCGCTGGGCATCGCGGACGCGCAGTACGGTCGCTTCGAAGTCCCCTCCGGGCAGCTGGAGACCTTCCTGACCATGGGGGAGGGCGCACGCCTGCAGGGACTGAGCGTGACCATGCCCGGCAAGGTCGAGGCGCATGATCTCGCGTCCTCCCGCGACACGACGGCGCGGATGCTGGGGATCGCGAACACTCTGGTGCGCACGCCGTCCGGCGACTGGCGGGCGGAGAACCACGACGTCCACGGGATCGTCGCGGCCCTCGGGGACCACTCCCTGAGCGCCTGTCGCACGGTGGGCGTCCTGGGATCGGGGGCGACGGCGGTCTCGGCGCTCGCGGCGGCCTCACGACTCGGCGCCTCCGAGGTGCTGCTGACGGCCCGCAGCCCGGAGAAGCTCGCGCCCCTGCGCGCCCTCGCCCGCGACCTCGGCATGGGCAGCCGCGAGGTGCCCTTCTCCCGCAGCCGCGAGGTGCTCGGCGCCGACGCGGTGGTCAGCGCACTCGCGATCGACGGCGCCCGGCGCGTCGCCGAGGACTGGCGGAGGCAGGGCGTCGACTCCGTGCCGCCGGTGTTCCTCGACGCTCTCTACGATCCCTGGCCGGCCCCGCTCGCGGCGATCGTCGCCGAGCACGGGGGAGAGGTCGCCAGCGGCCTCGAGATGCTCGTGCACCAGGCGGACATGCAGCTGCGCTCGATGCTGGGGATCTCCGGCGCACCGCTGGAGGCGATGCGGGAGGCCGCGCGGAGCGCGCTCGCGCAGCAGGCCGGTCCCGCGCAGTCCTGA
- a CDS encoding DUF5703 family protein, protein MPRPQGPPPFRRLPVPSPLGGRDLPVEKGRSPEDYEFQVLAVPRGTSIRSVRTALAAESEYGRWDLVRTRHYYGGEKRVWMRRRIIRVSSTLPAPVR, encoded by the coding sequence GTGCCCCGTCCGCAGGGTCCCCCGCCGTTCCGCCGCCTGCCCGTGCCCTCCCCGCTCGGGGGCCGCGATCTCCCCGTCGAGAAGGGCCGCTCCCCCGAGGACTACGAGTTCCAGGTCCTCGCCGTCCCGCGGGGGACTTCGATCCGCAGCGTGCGCACTGCGCTCGCGGCAGAGTCCGAGTACGGACGCTGGGACCTCGTGCGCACGCGGCACTACTACGGCGGCGAGAAGCGGGTGTGGATGCGACGCCGGATCATCCGCGTCTCCTCGACGCTCCCCGCCCCCGTGCGCTGA
- a CDS encoding PAC2 family protein has protein sequence MTRIAICAFSGWNDAGEAATGAIEHLLSAWPSRTIARIPAEEYVDFQVHRPELRLDADGRKVIDWPDTRIELVTPPRGPELLLVHGAEPSLRWGAFCRQVLDRLLGADATRLISLGALLADAPHTRPLPVSDQIEPGTAEQADAESYEGPIGIPTVLARAAVSLGVRTSSIWVQVPHYVSQNASPKAVLALVRALQDHVSAPLPMQELEEDAEAWERGVEELSRNDPDISEYVARLEEAQDAEDLPEASGDAIAKEFERFLRRREGED, from the coding sequence ATGACCCGCATCGCGATCTGTGCCTTCAGCGGCTGGAACGACGCCGGCGAAGCGGCGACCGGGGCCATCGAGCACCTGCTGTCGGCCTGGCCCTCCCGCACCATCGCCCGGATCCCGGCCGAGGAGTACGTCGACTTCCAGGTGCACCGCCCCGAGCTGCGTCTGGACGCCGACGGCCGCAAGGTCATCGACTGGCCGGACACCCGGATCGAGCTGGTGACCCCTCCCCGCGGACCCGAGCTGCTGCTCGTCCACGGGGCCGAGCCGTCCCTGCGCTGGGGCGCGTTCTGCCGTCAGGTCCTCGACCGCCTGCTGGGGGCCGACGCCACCCGGCTGATCTCCCTGGGCGCGCTCCTGGCCGACGCCCCGCACACGCGGCCGCTCCCGGTGAGCGACCAGATCGAGCCGGGCACCGCCGAGCAGGCCGACGCCGAGTCGTACGAGGGGCCGATCGGCATCCCCACCGTGCTCGCGCGCGCGGCCGTGAGCCTGGGCGTGCGGACCTCGAGCATCTGGGTGCAGGTCCCCCATTACGTCTCGCAGAACGCCTCGCCCAAGGCCGTGCTCGCCCTGGTGCGAGCGCTCCAGGACCATGTCAGCGCGCCGCTGCCGATGCAGGAGCTCGAGGAGGACGCCGAGGCCTGGGAGCGCGGGGTCGAGGAGCTCTCGCGCAACGACCCGGACATCTCCGAGTACGTCGCGCGGCTCGAGGAGGCGCAGGACGCCGAGGACCTCCCGGAGGCCTCGGGCGATGCGATCGCCAAGGAGTTCGAGCGCTTCCTGCGCCGCCGCGAGGGCGAGGACTGA
- a CDS encoding DNA primase produces the protein MNTDPRSALAALIAALERHYEAAASSRGDDDPALEAATEGLTTAFDAYDDALFDAYDVATPLIVFDGDDEDDDYEDDDDYDDLDDDDLDDDGFEDDEDDEEGPDGEGEFDGAQDLER, from the coding sequence ATGAACACGGACCCGCGTTCGGCCCTCGCCGCACTCATCGCCGCTCTGGAACGACACTACGAGGCCGCCGCCTCCTCGCGCGGCGACGACGACCCCGCCCTCGAGGCGGCAACGGAGGGCCTGACCACGGCCTTCGACGCGTACGACGATGCCCTGTTCGACGCCTACGACGTGGCGACGCCGCTCATCGTCTTCGACGGGGACGACGAGGACGACGACTACGAGGACGACGACGACTACGACGACCTCGATGACGACGATCTGGACGACGACGGCTTCGAGGACGACGAGGACGACGAGGAGGGTCCCGACGGTGAGGGCGAGTTCGACGGCGCCCAGGACCTGGAGCGCTGA
- the ruvX gene encoding Holliday junction resolvase RuvX has protein sequence MPEDPQETPRRFVRLGVDVGDVRVGLARSDLDGLLATPVETLPRDGAVAGVVSQARELEARAIMVGLPRSLSGQEGPAAAKARAFADELADALRAQGIVAEIRFVDERLTTVTAHQALHRSGRKGRRHRSVVDQVAAVMILQQALEVERSTGRAPGELLETAPDTEGEGR, from the coding sequence ATGCCCGAGGATCCGCAGGAGACCCCCCGGCGGTTCGTACGGCTCGGGGTCGATGTCGGAGACGTGCGGGTGGGCCTCGCCCGGAGCGATCTGGACGGGCTGCTCGCCACGCCTGTCGAGACCCTGCCGCGGGACGGGGCGGTCGCGGGCGTCGTGTCGCAGGCCCGCGAGCTCGAGGCCCGTGCCATCATGGTCGGGCTTCCGCGCTCGCTGAGCGGGCAGGAGGGGCCGGCCGCCGCGAAGGCGCGTGCTTTCGCCGACGAGCTCGCCGATGCCCTGCGCGCGCAGGGCATCGTGGCCGAGATCCGCTTCGTCGACGAGCGTCTGACGACGGTCACGGCGCACCAGGCCCTCCATCGCTCCGGGCGGAAGGGCCGCCGGCACAGGTCCGTCGTGGACCAGGTGGCGGCGGTGATGATCCTGCAGCAGGCGCTGGAGGTCGAGCGCAGCACGGGGCGCGCCCCCGGCGAGCTGCTCGAGACCGCGCCGGACACCGAGGGAGAGGGCCGATGA
- a CDS encoding tRNA (cytidine(34)-2'-O)-methyltransferase — protein MVHVFFHEPRIAGNTGSAIRLSAVTGAPLHLIEPLGFALEDSKLRRAGLDYHDLATTTVHPDIEEALAALPESRVFAFTSHTEHSFADVEYRDEDVLLFGAEPTGLPEEVLAHPRITAQVRIPMLPARRSLNLAAAASIAVYEAWRQQGYPGGA, from the coding sequence ATGGTCCATGTCTTCTTCCACGAGCCGCGCATCGCGGGCAACACGGGCAGCGCGATCCGGCTCTCCGCGGTCACCGGCGCGCCTCTGCACCTCATCGAGCCCCTCGGCTTCGCCCTCGAGGACTCCAAGCTGCGTCGCGCGGGACTCGATTACCACGATCTCGCCACGACGACGGTGCACCCGGACATCGAGGAGGCCCTCGCGGCGCTCCCGGAGTCGCGCGTCTTCGCCTTCACCTCGCACACCGAGCACTCCTTCGCGGACGTCGAGTATCGGGACGAGGACGTGCTGCTGTTCGGTGCGGAGCCGACGGGCCTGCCCGAGGAGGTCCTGGCCCATCCGCGCATCACCGCCCAGGTGCGCATCCCCATGCTCCCCGCCCGGCGCTCGCTCAACCTCGCGGCCGCCGCGTCGATCGCGGTCTACGAGGCGTGGCGACAGCAGGGGTATCCCGGCGGCGCCTGA
- a CDS encoding prepilin peptidase, which yields MSPVPEILLVPLLAVYLPHAVVLSAIDGAQHRLPNRWVASLTVLLALVLGVLALLEPALRPRLGAAAVLALVVAAAGIGIALLAPQLIGMGDAKTAPAVVLMSTALGPEVLIAGALGTALLGGIIGVAVMIATGSGGSRFAFGPVLLAGPFLGLLGAPLVRSALGM from the coding sequence GTGAGCCCCGTCCCCGAGATCCTCCTGGTCCCGCTGCTCGCGGTGTACCTCCCCCACGCCGTCGTGCTCAGCGCGATCGACGGCGCCCAGCATCGCCTGCCCAACCGCTGGGTCGCCTCGCTCACGGTCCTGCTCGCGCTCGTCCTGGGCGTGCTCGCGCTTCTCGAGCCTGCGCTGCGTCCCCGGCTCGGCGCGGCCGCGGTCCTCGCCCTCGTGGTGGCCGCGGCGGGGATCGGGATCGCCCTGCTCGCGCCGCAGCTGATCGGCATGGGGGATGCGAAGACGGCGCCGGCCGTCGTGCTCATGAGCACGGCGCTGGGACCCGAGGTGCTCATCGCGGGCGCGCTCGGCACCGCCCTGCTGGGCGGGATCATCGGGGTCGCGGTGATGATCGCGACCGGCTCGGGCGGATCGCGCTTCGCCTTCGGCCCGGTGCTGCTCGCGGGTCCCTTCCTGGGGCTCCTGGGCGCGCCGCTCGTGCGGTCCGCGCTCGGGATGTGA
- a CDS encoding undecaprenyl-diphosphate phosphatase, giving the protein MSILDAIILGIVQGLTEFLPVSSSAHLRVVGELLMPGQDPGAAFTAIVQLGTETAVLLYFWKDITRIIGRWFRALVGRVPQSDPDVRMGWLVIIGSIPIGVLGLAFEEQIDSGLRNLYITAAMLILFGVLLAAADRLGPQRKQLTELSWRDGILFGLAQALALIPGVSRSGGTITAGLAMGYTRKASARYAFLLAVPAVFASGLYKAAKEVPPLLSADGRAAAAAAGQPSLLAIIIATVVAFGIGYAVIVWFMKLIENRSYLPFVAYRIAAGALLLVLLTTGVLDPLAGSTA; this is encoded by the coding sequence GTGTCCATCCTCGATGCGATCATCCTCGGCATCGTCCAGGGGCTCACCGAGTTCCTGCCCGTCTCCTCGAGCGCGCATCTGCGCGTGGTCGGCGAGCTGCTCATGCCCGGCCAGGATCCCGGCGCGGCCTTCACCGCGATCGTGCAGCTGGGCACCGAGACCGCCGTCCTGCTGTACTTCTGGAAGGACATCACGCGGATCATCGGCCGCTGGTTCCGGGCGCTGGTCGGCAGGGTCCCGCAGTCGGACCCCGACGTGCGCATGGGGTGGCTGGTGATCATCGGCTCGATCCCGATCGGCGTGCTCGGCCTGGCCTTCGAGGAGCAGATCGACAGCGGTCTGCGGAACCTGTACATCACCGCCGCGATGCTCATCCTGTTCGGCGTGCTCCTCGCCGCCGCGGACCGCCTCGGGCCCCAGCGCAAGCAGCTCACCGAGCTCAGCTGGAGGGACGGCATCCTGTTCGGCCTCGCCCAGGCCCTCGCGCTGATCCCCGGCGTCTCCCGCTCGGGCGGCACCATCACCGCGGGCCTCGCCATGGGCTACACCCGCAAGGCCTCCGCGCGCTACGCCTTCCTGCTCGCGGTCCCCGCGGTCTTCGCCTCGGGCCTCTACAAGGCGGCCAAGGAGGTGCCGCCGCTGCTGAGCGCCGACGGCCGCGCCGCGGCGGCCGCCGCGGGACAGCCCTCGCTGCTCGCGATCATCATCGCGACCGTGGTCGCCTTCGGCATCGGCTACGCGGTCATCGTCTGGTTCATGAAGCTCATCGAGAACCGCTCCTACCTGCCCTTCGTGGCCTACCGCATCGCCGCCGGCGCGCTGCTGCTGGTGCTGCTGACCACGGGCGTGCTCGACCCGCTCGCGGGCTCGACCGCCTGA
- the mshC gene encoding cysteine--1-D-myo-inosityl 2-amino-2-deoxy-alpha-D-glucopyranoside ligase, whose protein sequence is MRSWNSPLISPLPASGLPPRLHDSRTGRIEPVPVLTPGRARLYVCGITPYDATHLGHAATYHAADLMRRAFLDQGLEVELAQNVTDVDDPLLERADRDGIDWRDLAQRETDLFREDMAHLRILAPQTYRSVSESMDGIIGLVDEIRRAGRAYQVPTPDAAGEDWYLDLAMDGSLGAVCGWSEEQMLEVFADRGGDPERPGKRGIFDPLLWRAEREGEPAWDAGELGRGRPGWHVECVCISRDALGLPVDVQTGGRDLVFPHHDMCAAHATALGRPFAGVYPHTGMVAYEGEKMSKSLGNLVFVSKLVEAGTDPMAIRLVLMAHHYRSDWEWTDAELAAAEERLAAYRAAAARDAERSGSAADGEAESPRTEIVAALRHALREDLDTPTALAVLDDWAAGRPLDARLAAPAEDAEAAPARSADEGDRASEQPSDVPAALDALFGIVLD, encoded by the coding sequence GTGCGCTCCTGGAACTCGCCCCTGATCAGCCCGCTTCCCGCTTCCGGGCTCCCGCCGCGGCTGCACGACTCCCGCACCGGTCGCATCGAGCCCGTGCCCGTGCTGACCCCGGGGCGCGCGCGCCTGTACGTCTGCGGCATCACCCCGTACGACGCGACCCACCTGGGCCACGCCGCGACCTACCATGCGGCCGACCTCATGCGCCGCGCCTTCCTCGACCAGGGCCTCGAGGTCGAGCTCGCCCAGAACGTCACCGACGTCGACGACCCGCTGCTCGAGCGCGCCGACCGCGACGGCATCGACTGGCGCGACCTCGCCCAGCGGGAGACCGACCTGTTCCGCGAGGACATGGCGCACCTGCGCATCCTCGCCCCGCAGACGTACCGCTCGGTGAGCGAGTCGATGGACGGGATCATCGGCCTCGTCGACGAGATCCGGCGCGCGGGCCGCGCCTACCAGGTCCCCACTCCCGACGCCGCGGGCGAGGACTGGTACCTCGATCTGGCGATGGACGGCTCCCTCGGCGCGGTCTGCGGGTGGAGCGAGGAGCAGATGCTCGAGGTCTTCGCCGACCGCGGGGGAGACCCCGAGCGGCCCGGCAAGCGCGGCATCTTCGACCCTCTGCTGTGGCGCGCGGAGCGCGAGGGCGAGCCCGCCTGGGACGCCGGCGAGCTGGGTCGCGGCCGCCCGGGCTGGCACGTGGAGTGCGTGTGCATCTCCCGCGACGCCCTGGGCCTGCCCGTCGACGTGCAGACCGGAGGGCGCGATCTCGTCTTCCCCCATCACGACATGTGCGCCGCGCACGCCACGGCGCTCGGCCGCCCCTTCGCTGGCGTCTACCCGCACACCGGGATGGTCGCCTATGAGGGCGAGAAGATGAGCAAGTCGCTGGGCAACCTCGTCTTCGTCTCCAAGCTCGTCGAGGCGGGAACGGATCCGATGGCGATCCGCCTGGTCCTCATGGCCCACCACTACCGCTCCGACTGGGAGTGGACCGACGCCGAGCTGGCCGCGGCCGAGGAGCGACTGGCGGCCTACCGCGCCGCCGCCGCCCGCGACGCCGAGCGCAGCGGATCCGCGGCCGACGGGGAGGCCGAGTCGCCCCGCACGGAGATCGTCGCCGCGCTGCGCCACGCCCTGCGGGAGGACCTCGACACCCCGACCGCGCTCGCGGTGCTCGACGACTGGGCCGCCGGCCGCCCCCTCGACGCCCGCCTGGCCGCGCCGGCCGAGGACGCCGAGGCCGCCCCGGCGCGCTCGGCGGACGAGGGCGATCGGGCTTCCGAGCAGCCGTCCGACGTCCCCGCGGCGCTCGACGCGCTGTTCGGGATCGTCCTGGACTGA